A genomic stretch from Vibrio coralliilyticus includes:
- a CDS encoding sulfite exporter TauE/SafE family protein → MAGLLGIGGGLIVVPALLFLLPMAGIDPAISMQIALATSLASIIVTSGSSALNHFKLGNVDMYVVKWLMPGVVVGGFLGANVAEWIPSQYLPKVFGVIVLCLAIQMLFSIKGQSQRVMPGNGATLTIGTGIGMVSSLAGIGGGSLSVPFLNRHGIEMRKAVGSSSVCGCFIAISGMIGFILHGYQAQSLPSYSLGYVYVPALIAIASTSMLTTRVGAKLATSLPTATLKKIFAVFLLFVAGTMLL, encoded by the coding sequence ATGGCGGGGCTTCTCGGCATTGGTGGCGGATTAATCGTTGTACCTGCTTTGCTCTTTTTACTACCTATGGCAGGCATTGACCCTGCTATCAGTATGCAAATCGCCTTGGCGACTTCTCTTGCCTCAATTATTGTCACTTCCGGTTCTTCTGCTTTAAACCACTTTAAGCTCGGTAACGTAGACATGTATGTAGTGAAGTGGTTGATGCCAGGTGTGGTTGTTGGTGGTTTTCTTGGAGCCAATGTGGCTGAATGGATCCCTTCTCAGTATCTGCCTAAGGTGTTTGGTGTGATTGTGCTGTGTTTAGCCATACAAATGTTGTTTTCCATCAAAGGGCAGAGCCAGAGAGTCATGCCGGGTAATGGGGCAACATTGACAATTGGCACCGGGATTGGAATGGTCTCGAGCCTAGCGGGCATCGGTGGAGGCTCTTTATCTGTCCCGTTTTTGAACCGACATGGGATTGAAATGCGTAAAGCGGTTGGCTCCTCCTCAGTTTGTGGTTGCTTTATTGCCATCTCCGGTATGATTGGTTTCATCTTGCATGGTTATCAGGCACAATCGTTGCCTTCTTACAGCTTGGGATATGTTTATGTGCCAGCGCTGATTGCGATTGCGTCGACTTCAATGTTGACGACCCGTGTCGGTGCCAAACTCGCCACCTCATTACCCACCGCAACATTGAAGAAAATTTTTGCAGTATTTTTACTCTTTGTTGCTGGAACTATGTTGCTGTAG
- the lgt gene encoding prolipoprotein diacylglyceryl transferase, with amino-acid sequence MSQGYFEFPNIDPVLVAIGPLSIRWYGLMYLVGFAFALWLANRRADKPDSGWTREQVSDLLFAGFLGVVIGGRVGYVLFYNFDLFLQDPLYLFKVWTGGMSFHGGLLGVITAMLWYAKKNGRTFFGVADFIAPLVPFGLGMGRLGNFMNSELWGRVTDVPWAIVFPNGGPLPRHPSQLYEMFLEGIVLFFILNWFIKKPRPLGSVSGLFLAGYGTFRFLVEYVREPDAHLGLFGGFISMGQILSLPMVIVGILMMVWAYKRGHYKDEIPQQMK; translated from the coding sequence ATGTCTCAGGGATATTTTGAATTTCCTAATATCGATCCCGTTTTAGTTGCGATTGGACCTCTGTCCATTCGTTGGTACGGGCTGATGTATCTGGTTGGTTTTGCTTTTGCACTTTGGCTGGCAAATCGCCGTGCAGATAAGCCAGACAGCGGCTGGACACGCGAGCAAGTGTCAGACTTATTGTTTGCCGGTTTTCTTGGCGTCGTGATTGGCGGCCGAGTGGGTTACGTGCTCTTTTATAACTTCGATTTGTTCCTACAAGATCCGCTTTACTTATTTAAAGTATGGACGGGTGGAATGTCATTCCACGGTGGCTTATTGGGTGTCATTACTGCGATGTTGTGGTATGCCAAGAAGAATGGCCGTACCTTCTTTGGTGTCGCTGATTTCATTGCACCGCTTGTACCGTTTGGCTTAGGTATGGGGCGTTTAGGCAACTTTATGAACAGTGAGTTATGGGGACGGGTTACCGATGTGCCGTGGGCGATCGTTTTCCCTAATGGCGGGCCTTTACCTCGGCATCCCTCCCAGCTCTATGAGATGTTCTTAGAAGGTATTGTGCTGTTCTTCATTCTCAATTGGTTTATTAAAAAACCTCGCCCACTAGGCTCAGTATCAGGGCTATTTTTAGCGGGTTATGGTACATTCCGTTTCCTTGTCGAATACGTTCGTGAGCCTGATGCCCATCTGGGATTGTTTGGCGGATTTATCTCAATGGGGCAAATCCTGTCTCTGCCTATGGTTATCGTTGGTATCCTGATGATGGTTTGGGCTTACAAGCGTGGTCACTACAAAGATGAAATCCCACAACAAATGAAGTAA
- a CDS encoding thymidylate synthase, whose amino-acid sequence MKQYLDLCQRIVEHGEWIENERTGKRCLTVINADLTYDVGHNQFPLVTTRKSFWKAAVAELLGYIRGYDSAEAFRKLGTKTWDANANLNQAWLKNPYRKGEDDMGRVYGVQGRAWAKPDGGHIDQLRKIVDDLTRGVDDRGEILNFYNPGEFHMGCLRPCMYSHHFSLLGDTLYLNSTQRSCDVPLGLNFNMVQVYVFLAIMAQITGKKAGQAYHKIVNAHIYEDQLELMRDVQLKREPLASPTFHINPDIKSLEDLETWVTLDDFWVEGYEHHDPIQYPFSV is encoded by the coding sequence GTGAAACAGTATTTGGATCTCTGTCAGCGTATCGTTGAGCATGGTGAGTGGATTGAAAATGAACGTACAGGAAAACGCTGCCTGACGGTCATCAACGCTGATCTGACTTACGATGTTGGCCACAACCAGTTCCCATTAGTGACAACACGTAAAAGCTTTTGGAAAGCTGCGGTGGCTGAGCTACTCGGTTATATTCGTGGTTACGACAGCGCGGAAGCTTTTCGTAAGCTCGGTACCAAAACTTGGGATGCGAATGCAAACCTAAACCAAGCTTGGCTTAAGAATCCTTATCGAAAAGGTGAGGACGACATGGGCCGCGTTTATGGCGTTCAGGGACGTGCATGGGCGAAACCAGACGGTGGTCATATCGATCAACTGCGTAAGATTGTCGATGACTTGACTCGAGGTGTGGATGATCGAGGTGAAATCTTGAACTTCTACAATCCCGGTGAATTTCACATGGGGTGCTTGCGTCCTTGTATGTATAGCCATCATTTCTCATTATTAGGTGATACTCTGTATCTCAACAGTACTCAGCGCTCATGTGATGTGCCTCTTGGCCTGAATTTCAACATGGTTCAGGTGTACGTGTTCTTGGCTATTATGGCTCAGATCACTGGCAAAAAAGCGGGCCAAGCCTACCACAAGATAGTGAATGCTCACATCTATGAAGATCAGCTTGAGTTGATGCGTGACGTTCAGTTGAAGCGAGAGCCTTTGGCATCACCTACGTTCCATATCAACCCGGATATCAAGTCTCTAGAAGATTTGGAAACTTGGGTCACATTGGATGACTTTTGGGTTGAGGGCTACGAGCATCATGACCCAATTCAATATCCATTCTCAGTCTAA
- a CDS encoding Na/Pi symporter — translation MNQATTTAAPISSTTRWLRWANLAFMLYLLLLAVSMVGSGFKWATGDQAKVLFEFASHPVAGLMIGLVATALIQSSSTVTSIIVGLVAGGLPVETAIPMIMGANIGTTVTNTLVSLGHIRNKEEFKRAFASATIHDFFNLLAVAIFLPLEMMFGILEKISHWLVSPFLATGDMSMKGLNFIKPITKPVVNAVKEPLATFGDTVGGVLLIVLGIATIFVAITVMGKLMKSLMVGRAREILKSAIGRGPIHGIFSGSVVTILVQSSSTTTSLMVPLVGSGVLKVRDVYPFTLGANIGTCITALLAATAASGEFAVFALQIALVHLAFNILATVFIFGIPFLRELPVKAADIISDMAVKNKAVVAGYLIAVFLVLPGSILALTA, via the coding sequence ATGAACCAAGCTACTACTACAGCGGCGCCGATATCGAGCACTACTCGCTGGTTACGCTGGGCTAACTTGGCATTCATGTTATACCTACTGCTTCTGGCAGTATCTATGGTAGGCAGTGGCTTTAAATGGGCGACAGGCGATCAAGCTAAAGTTCTCTTCGAATTCGCTTCTCATCCAGTAGCAGGCCTGATGATAGGTCTTGTCGCAACCGCTCTTATCCAATCTTCCAGTACAGTAACATCGATCATTGTTGGCCTTGTGGCAGGCGGTTTACCAGTAGAAACCGCGATCCCTATGATCATGGGGGCCAACATAGGTACCACTGTCACCAACACCTTGGTCTCACTAGGTCATATCCGCAATAAAGAAGAGTTTAAACGTGCTTTTGCAAGCGCAACCATTCACGACTTCTTTAACCTTCTCGCGGTCGCAATCTTCCTACCACTCGAAATGATGTTTGGTATCCTTGAGAAAATTTCTCACTGGCTAGTATCACCATTCCTCGCGACTGGCGATATGAGTATGAAAGGCCTGAACTTCATCAAGCCAATCACAAAGCCAGTTGTTAACGCAGTAAAAGAGCCGCTAGCAACCTTTGGTGATACTGTCGGTGGCGTACTACTTATCGTGCTTGGTATTGCAACCATCTTCGTTGCTATCACTGTGATGGGTAAACTGATGAAGAGCCTAATGGTTGGCCGTGCTCGTGAAATCTTAAAGAGCGCCATTGGTCGTGGCCCTATTCACGGTATCTTTTCTGGTTCAGTCGTCACTATACTGGTTCAATCGTCTTCAACCACTACCAGCCTAATGGTTCCGCTTGTAGGTTCAGGTGTATTGAAAGTTCGTGATGTCTACCCGTTCACACTAGGTGCCAACATCGGTACATGTATTACCGCACTATTGGCAGCAACAGCAGCATCAGGTGAGTTCGCAGTATTCGCTCTACAAATTGCTTTGGTACACCTAGCGTTCAACATCCTAGCCACAGTATTTATCTTTGGTATTCCGTTCCTACGTGAACTACCAGTTAAAGCCGCTGACATCATCTCTGATATGGCAGTGAAGAACAAAGCTGTAGTGGCTGGTTACCTTATTGCGGTATTCCTTGTACTGCCAGGTAGCATCCTAGCGCTGACTGCTTAA
- the nhaR gene encoding transcriptional activator NhaR produces the protein MSHLNYNHLYYFWMVCKQGSVTKAADALFLTPQTVTGQIKALEERMDGKLTKRNGRSIEPTELGQLVFKYADRMFGLSYEMLDIVNYSQRSNILFDVGVADALSKRLVSKILMTTVPPDNSIHLRCFESTHEMLLEQLSQHKLDMILSDCPVDSSQSPGLYSKKLGECNMSFFSSRSVEQVKFPAVLEQRKLLIPGSRTAMGRKVLQWFDRQGLQPNILGEFDDVALMKSFARYHHDVIFLAPSLYVSEVESDLPLQLIGHIDELKEEYYVIFAERMIQHPAVKNVCDADFTNLFQ, from the coding sequence ATGTCGCATTTAAATTACAACCATCTTTATTACTTCTGGATGGTATGTAAGCAGGGATCAGTGACCAAAGCTGCTGATGCGTTATTCCTCACTCCTCAGACGGTAACTGGGCAGATCAAAGCGCTTGAAGAGCGTATGGACGGTAAACTGACCAAAAGAAATGGTCGAAGTATCGAGCCAACCGAGCTTGGTCAACTGGTATTTAAATACGCTGACCGAATGTTTGGCTTAAGCTACGAGATGCTGGATATTGTCAACTATAGCCAGCGATCCAATATACTGTTTGATGTAGGAGTTGCTGATGCCTTATCAAAAAGGTTAGTCAGTAAAATTCTAATGACCACAGTTCCTCCTGATAACAGTATCCATTTACGTTGTTTTGAATCGACCCATGAAATGCTACTTGAGCAGTTATCTCAGCATAAACTGGATATGATCTTGTCCGATTGCCCTGTTGACTCCAGTCAAAGTCCCGGCTTATACAGCAAGAAGTTAGGGGAGTGCAATATGAGCTTCTTCTCTAGCCGAAGTGTTGAACAGGTAAAATTTCCTGCAGTGCTTGAACAGCGGAAATTATTGATACCGGGGAGTCGAACGGCAATGGGGCGGAAAGTTCTTCAGTGGTTCGATCGTCAGGGGCTTCAACCAAACATTCTTGGTGAGTTTGATGATGTCGCTTTAATGAAATCTTTTGCTCGTTACCATCACGATGTTATTTTTCTTGCCCCTTCTTTATATGTGTCGGAAGTCGAAAGTGATTTACCTTTGCAGTTGATCGGTCATATTGATGAGCTTAAAGAAGAATATTACGTGATTTTCGCTGAGCGTATGATTCAACACCCAGCAGTGAAGAATGTCTGTGATGCAGACTTCACGAATCTCTTTCAGTGA
- a CDS encoding ArsR/SmtB family transcription factor: protein MNLQEMEKNSAKAVVLLKAMANERRLQILCLLHNQELSVGELCSKLELSQSALSQHLAWLRRDGLVDTRKEAQTVFYTLSSEEVKSMIHLLHSLYCSEMTD, encoded by the coding sequence ATGAATTTACAAGAAATGGAAAAGAATTCTGCCAAAGCGGTGGTACTACTTAAAGCGATGGCGAACGAGAGACGTTTGCAGATTTTATGTTTATTACATAACCAAGAGTTGTCTGTGGGGGAATTGTGCAGCAAGCTCGAATTAAGTCAGTCAGCGCTGTCGCAACACTTAGCTTGGTTGCGCCGTGATGGCTTAGTTGATACACGTAAAGAAGCACAAACGGTCTTTTACACACTAAGCAGTGAAGAAGTGAAATCAATGATCCATTTACTACACAGCTTATACTGCAGTGAAATGACGGATTAA
- the rpsT gene encoding 30S ribosomal protein S20 yields MANSKSAKKRAIQAEKRRQHNASRRSMMRTYMKKTVAAIEAGDKAAATEAFATVTPILDRMATKGLIHKNKAARHKSRFAAAIKAL; encoded by the coding sequence TTGGCAAATAGTAAATCTGCTAAGAAGCGCGCTATCCAGGCTGAGAAACGTCGCCAGCACAATGCTAGCCGTCGTTCAATGATGCGCACTTACATGAAGAAAACTGTTGCTGCTATCGAAGCAGGCGACAAAGCTGCTGCAACTGAAGCATTTGCTACAGTTACACCAATCCTAGACCGCATGGCAACTAAAGGCCTTATTCACAAGAATAAAGCTGCTCGTCATAAGTCTCGTTTCGCTGCTGCAATCAAAGCTCTTTAA
- the murJ gene encoding murein biosynthesis integral membrane protein MurJ, which yields MSKRLLKSGLIVSAMTLISRVLGLVRDVVVANLMGAGASADVFFFANKIPNFLRRLFAEGAFSQAFVPVLTEYHAAGDMDKTRQLIARAAGTLGVLVSIVTVLGVLGSGVVTALFGFGWFLDWLNDGPSAEKFELASFILKITFPYLWFITFVALSGAILNTMGKFAVSSFTPVFLNVMIILSAWFISPNMTQPEIGLAIGVFLGGLVQFLFQIPFLIKAGVMVRPKWGWRDPGVVKIRTLMIPALFGVSVSQINLLFDTFIASFLQTGSISWLYYSDRLLEFPLGLFGIAIATVILPALSRKHVDDHSDGFAQTMDWGVRMVTLLGIPAMLGLMVLAKPMLMVLFMRGEFSPQDVQFASLSLIAYASGLLNFMLIKVLAPGYYSRQDTKTPVKYGIIAMVANMVFNAIFAWFYGYVGLAIATALSAFVNMSLLYRGLHVAGVYTLTRKTLIFICKLALAGGLMVTSILWQLEEMSVWLMWSLLERVTSLTILIGLGAVVYLLTLAVLGVRLKDLKAATE from the coding sequence GTGAGTAAACGTCTGCTCAAGTCTGGCCTAATTGTTAGTGCTATGACTTTGATTTCTCGTGTGCTTGGATTAGTGCGCGATGTGGTAGTGGCGAATTTAATGGGGGCGGGCGCGAGTGCCGATGTCTTTTTCTTTGCCAATAAAATTCCCAATTTTTTACGTCGCCTATTCGCTGAAGGGGCATTTTCTCAGGCGTTTGTCCCTGTTTTAACGGAGTATCACGCTGCGGGTGACATGGATAAAACGAGACAACTGATTGCCAGAGCCGCAGGTACCTTAGGTGTGCTTGTCTCTATTGTAACTGTGCTGGGAGTTTTAGGTTCTGGTGTGGTAACGGCATTATTTGGCTTTGGATGGTTTCTTGATTGGTTGAATGATGGGCCATCGGCTGAAAAGTTTGAGCTGGCGAGCTTCATTCTCAAAATTACCTTCCCTTATCTATGGTTCATTACTTTTGTGGCCTTATCTGGTGCGATTCTCAATACCATGGGTAAGTTCGCGGTGTCATCTTTTACTCCGGTATTTCTCAACGTTATGATCATCCTCTCGGCGTGGTTTATTTCGCCGAATATGACTCAGCCTGAAATTGGCTTAGCGATTGGGGTGTTCTTAGGCGGCCTGGTCCAGTTTCTATTTCAGATCCCTTTCCTTATTAAGGCGGGTGTTATGGTGAGACCTAAATGGGGTTGGCGCGATCCCGGAGTGGTCAAAATCCGTACCTTGATGATTCCCGCTCTATTTGGTGTTTCAGTCAGTCAGATTAATTTGTTGTTTGATACCTTTATTGCCAGTTTCCTTCAGACTGGCTCTATCAGTTGGCTTTACTATTCAGATCGCTTGTTGGAGTTTCCTCTTGGACTATTTGGCATCGCGATTGCCACAGTGATACTGCCAGCGTTGTCGCGTAAACATGTCGATGATCATAGTGATGGCTTTGCCCAAACCATGGATTGGGGCGTGCGTATGGTAACGTTACTTGGAATACCTGCAATGCTTGGCTTGATGGTATTGGCAAAGCCAATGTTGATGGTGCTGTTTATGCGTGGTGAGTTCAGTCCTCAGGACGTACAGTTCGCATCGTTGTCGCTGATTGCTTATGCTTCAGGATTACTTAACTTTATGCTGATCAAGGTGTTAGCTCCCGGTTATTACTCTCGCCAAGACACGAAAACACCGGTCAAATATGGCATCATTGCGATGGTAGCTAACATGGTCTTTAATGCCATTTTTGCTTGGTTCTATGGCTATGTTGGTTTGGCTATCGCTACAGCACTGTCAGCATTTGTCAATATGTCGCTGTTGTATCGTGGGTTACATGTTGCTGGGGTCTATACACTGACGCGCAAGACCCTGATCTTCATATGTAAGCTGGCATTGGCTGGGGGCTTGATGGTGACATCCATTCTCTGGCAGTTAGAGGAGATGTCGGTATGGCTTATGTGGAGCCTGCTTGAGCGGGTAACTTCACTGACAATCTTGATCGGATTGGGAGCCGTCGTTTATCTGCTCACACTTGCTGTGTTAGGGGTGCGTTTAAAAGATCTAAAAGCAGCGACAGAATAA
- the ribF gene encoding bifunctional riboflavin kinase/FAD synthetase: MELIRGIHNIKAHHAGCVLTIGNFDGVHLGHQAVLRQVSEQAAKLGLPATVMTFEPQPLELFAKERAPARLTRLRDKFVQLSKLSIERLLCVNFNKRFANQTANEFISDLLVKRLGVKFLVVGDDFCFGKGRKGNFHMLREAGKKYGFEVVSTQSFCLEQLRVSSTAIREALASDELHSAAEMLGRDYSISGRVSHGRKLGRTIGFPTANIPLKRCVSPVSGVYIVEALGLGDKPIGGVANIGNRPTVNGVRQQLEVHLFDFQANLYGKQLEIVLLNKLRDEHKFDSFEALKQQIELDAEAARVWLRQRNS; this comes from the coding sequence ATGGAATTGATCCGAGGTATTCACAACATCAAAGCACATCATGCTGGGTGTGTCCTGACGATAGGAAACTTTGACGGTGTGCATTTAGGTCACCAAGCGGTACTGCGTCAAGTGTCTGAGCAGGCTGCTAAATTAGGCTTACCTGCAACGGTCATGACGTTTGAGCCTCAGCCTTTGGAGTTATTTGCAAAAGAGAGAGCGCCTGCGAGACTAACTCGGTTGAGAGACAAATTTGTCCAGCTGAGTAAATTGAGTATAGAACGCTTACTTTGTGTTAATTTCAACAAGCGCTTTGCCAATCAGACGGCAAATGAGTTTATTAGCGACTTGTTGGTGAAGCGATTGGGTGTTAAGTTTCTCGTTGTTGGTGATGATTTCTGCTTTGGTAAAGGCCGAAAAGGCAACTTCCATATGCTCAGAGAAGCCGGTAAAAAATACGGTTTTGAAGTCGTTAGCACACAAAGTTTCTGTCTCGAGCAATTGCGTGTCAGCAGTACAGCGATCCGCGAAGCCTTAGCAAGTGATGAGTTGCACTCAGCAGCAGAGATGCTGGGTCGAGATTACAGCATCAGTGGTCGAGTATCACACGGTCGTAAGTTAGGAAGAACCATTGGTTTTCCTACCGCGAATATCCCACTGAAGCGTTGCGTGTCACCTGTATCAGGCGTTTATATCGTTGAGGCTCTAGGCCTTGGAGACAAACCGATTGGGGGCGTAGCAAATATTGGCAACCGACCGACCGTGAACGGAGTTCGCCAGCAACTAGAAGTACATTTATTTGACTTTCAAGCCAATTTATATGGCAAGCAGCTAGAAATTGTACTTTTAAATAAGCTTCGCGATGAGCATAAATTTGACTCATTTGAAGCATTGAAACAACAAATTGAATTGGATGCTGAAGCAGCAAGGGTGTGGCTGCGTCAGCGTAATAGCTAA
- the ileS gene encoding isoleucine--tRNA ligase, whose amino-acid sequence MSEYKDTLNLPETGFPMRGNLANREPEMLKRWYKEDLYGEIRKAKKGKKSFVLHDGPPYANGDIHIGHALNKILKDIIIKSKTLSGFDAPYIPGWDCHGLPIELMVEKKVGKPGQKVTAAEFRQKCRDYAAGQVEGQKESFKRLGIMGEWDKPYRTMDFATEANIIRALGKIADNGHLLKGFKPVHWCTDCGSALAEAEVEYKDKVSPSIDVRFKAADEAALLSKFSLNEGHEGEGDISIVIWTTTPWTLPANRAVCLRDDLEYVLIQVEGDSKERIIVASELAKDVMDRAGIEHFHNLGFAKGSDLELSQFNHPFYDFSVPAILGDHVTTDSGTGVVHTAPGHGQEDFAVGNKYNLEVANPVGSNGVYLPDTELFAGQHVFKANDAVVETLKEKGALLHHHAYEHSYPHCWRHKTPIIFRATPQWFVSMDQAGLRAKALESIKGVEWMPEWGQSRIEGMIEGRPEWCISRQRTWGVPIALFVHKETAELHPNTLELIEKVAQLVEEKGIQAWWDLEISDLLGEEADKYEKVLDTLDVWFDSGVTHYSVVDAREEYIFPNEEKGASADLYLEGSDQHRGWFQSSLISSIAMKDEAPYKQVLTHGFVVDGQGRKMSKSIGNVVAPKDVTNKLGADILRLWVASTDYTGEVAVSDEILKRSADAYRRIRNTARFFLANLSGFNPATDLVPAEEMVALDRWAVGRALAAQEEIVKAYGEYNTHAVTQRLMQFCSIEMGSFYLDVIKDRQYTAKRGGHAQRSCQTALYYIVEALVRWMAPIMSFTADEIWNEMPGERDKFVFTGEWYEGLFGLAEGEELNNEFWAEVQAVRGAVNKLLEDARKEKTIGGSLQAEVTLYADDALAAKLNKLEDELRFALLTSAAVVKPLSEKSEAAQATDVEGLFVEVKATENEKCDRCWHHTPDVGTIAGHEKICGRCVSNVDGEGETRRFA is encoded by the coding sequence ATGAGTGAGTATAAAGATACCCTGAACCTTCCTGAAACAGGGTTTCCGATGCGCGGCAATCTGGCGAACCGCGAGCCAGAAATGCTTAAGCGTTGGTATAAAGAAGACCTTTACGGCGAAATCCGTAAAGCGAAGAAAGGCAAAAAATCTTTCGTTCTACACGATGGCCCTCCATACGCCAACGGTGACATTCATATTGGTCACGCACTAAACAAGATTCTTAAAGACATTATTATTAAATCCAAAACACTTTCAGGTTTTGACGCGCCTTATATTCCTGGCTGGGACTGCCACGGTCTACCTATTGAATTAATGGTAGAAAAAAAGGTGGGTAAGCCAGGTCAAAAAGTGACCGCCGCTGAGTTCCGTCAGAAATGTCGTGATTACGCAGCGGGCCAGGTTGAAGGTCAAAAGGAGAGCTTCAAACGCCTTGGTATCATGGGTGAGTGGGACAAGCCTTACCGCACTATGGATTTTGCTACCGAAGCAAACATCATTCGTGCTCTAGGTAAGATTGCTGATAATGGTCACCTACTGAAAGGTTTCAAACCTGTTCACTGGTGTACAGACTGTGGCTCAGCGCTTGCTGAAGCAGAAGTCGAGTACAAAGATAAAGTATCGCCATCTATCGACGTGCGCTTTAAAGCGGCCGATGAAGCAGCGCTTCTCTCTAAGTTCTCATTGAACGAAGGGCATGAAGGTGAAGGCGACATCTCTATCGTTATCTGGACAACTACACCATGGACTCTGCCAGCAAACCGCGCAGTTTGTCTACGTGATGATCTAGAGTATGTATTGATCCAAGTTGAAGGTGATTCTAAAGAGCGAATCATCGTTGCTTCTGAACTTGCGAAGGACGTGATGGATCGTGCGGGTATCGAGCACTTCCATAACCTTGGTTTTGCCAAAGGTAGCGATCTTGAGCTATCTCAGTTTAATCACCCATTCTACGACTTCTCCGTTCCTGCGATCCTTGGCGATCATGTAACAACGGATTCTGGTACTGGTGTGGTTCACACAGCACCTGGCCACGGTCAAGAAGACTTTGCGGTCGGTAACAAGTACAACCTAGAAGTCGCTAACCCAGTAGGTTCAAACGGTGTTTACCTGCCGGATACTGAGCTATTTGCTGGTCAGCATGTATTCAAAGCGAACGATGCAGTGGTTGAGACGCTAAAAGAGAAAGGCGCGCTTCTACATCACCACGCTTACGAGCACAGCTACCCACATTGTTGGAGACACAAAACGCCAATCATCTTCCGTGCAACGCCACAATGGTTTGTCTCTATGGACCAAGCAGGTCTACGTGCAAAAGCACTTGAGTCAATCAAAGGTGTTGAATGGATGCCTGAGTGGGGTCAAAGCCGCATTGAAGGTATGATTGAAGGTCGCCCAGAGTGGTGTATCTCTCGTCAGCGTACTTGGGGTGTGCCAATTGCTCTATTCGTTCATAAAGAAACAGCAGAGCTTCATCCAAACACTTTAGAACTGATTGAGAAAGTTGCTCAGCTAGTTGAAGAGAAAGGCATTCAAGCTTGGTGGGATCTAGAAATCTCTGACCTACTCGGTGAAGAAGCGGATAAGTACGAGAAAGTACTGGATACGCTAGACGTATGGTTCGACTCAGGTGTGACTCACTATTCAGTGGTTGATGCTCGTGAAGAGTACATTTTCCCTAATGAAGAAAAGGGCGCGTCGGCAGACCTATATTTAGAAGGCTCTGACCAACACCGTGGTTGGTTCCAGTCTTCACTCATTTCATCTATCGCGATGAAAGACGAAGCACCATACAAGCAAGTGCTTACTCACGGTTTCGTAGTTGACGGTCAAGGCCGTAAGATGTCGAAATCTATCGGTAACGTAGTTGCGCCCAAAGATGTGACTAACAAGCTAGGTGCTGACATTCTGCGTCTATGGGTTGCTTCAACGGACTACACGGGTGAAGTGGCGGTTTCTGATGAAATCCTAAAACGCTCTGCAGATGCGTACCGTCGTATCCGTAACACTGCGCGTTTCTTCCTTGCCAACCTAAGCGGCTTTAACCCAGCAACGGACCTTGTTCCTGCTGAAGAAATGGTGGCGCTAGACCGTTGGGCTGTAGGTCGTGCACTGGCTGCTCAAGAAGAGATCGTGAAAGCGTACGGTGAGTACAACACTCACGCAGTAACACAGCGTTTAATGCAGTTCTGTTCTATCGAAATGGGCTCATTCTACCTAGACGTAATTAAAGATCGTCAGTACACAGCGAAACGTGGCGGCCACGCTCAACGTAGCTGTCAGACTGCGCTTTACTACATCGTAGAAGCGCTTGTTCGTTGGATGGCGCCAATCATGTCGTTCACTGCAGACGAGATCTGGAACGAGATGCCGGGCGAACGCGATAAGTTTGTATTCACAGGCGAGTGGTACGAAGGTCTGTTTGGTCTAGCTGAAGGTGAAGAGCTTAACAACGAATTTTGGGCTGAAGTCCAAGCGGTTCGTGGCGCTGTGAACAAACTGCTAGAAGATGCTCGTAAAGAGAAGACCATTGGTGGTTCTCTGCAAGCAGAAGTGACCCTTTATGCTGATGATGCACTAGCGGCGAAACTAAACAAGCTTGAAGATGAGCTGCGTTTTGCGTTACTGACATCAGCGGCGGTTGTGAAGCCTCTAAGCGAGAAGTCAGAGGCTGCACAAGCAACTGATGTTGAAGGTCTGTTTGTTGAAGTGAAAGCAACGGAAAACGAGAAGTGTGACCGTTGTTGGCACCACACTCCAGACGTAGGCACAATCGCAGGTCACGAGAAGATCTGTGGTCGTTGTGTGTCTAACGTTGATGGTGAAGGTGAAACACGTCGCTTCGCGTAA